The Paenibacillus sp. YPG26 genome includes a window with the following:
- a CDS encoding GNAT family N-acetyltransferase, with protein sequence MLVNVKNQVESPDISRILEYAVYSDEDLLAEAIKRYQEDREAQLYALKHEEELIGLIGYKMEDQNALVINHLAISPEHRNQGYGRGIILEVLYQEKPDRIIAETDEEGVDFYRNIGFVIETSSKLPNGVERFRCVYEAELHEQEE encoded by the coding sequence GTGTTAGTGAATGTGAAGAATCAAGTGGAGAGTCCGGATATAAGCCGGATCCTTGAATATGCTGTCTATTCGGATGAAGACCTGCTGGCGGAAGCCATTAAGCGGTATCAGGAGGATAGAGAGGCTCAGCTGTACGCGCTGAAGCATGAAGAAGAGTTGATTGGCCTTATCGGTTATAAGATGGAAGATCAGAACGCGCTGGTTATCAATCATCTGGCGATCTCTCCCGAGCATAGAAATCAAGGGTATGGCAGAGGGATCATACTTGAGGTTCTGTACCAAGAGAAGCCGGACAGGATCATCGCTGAGACAGACGAGGAGGGCGTTGACTTTTATAGAAATATTGGGTTCGTTATAGAGACCAGCAGCAAGCTCCCTAATGGAGTAGAACGCTTCCGCTGTGTATATGAGGCGGAGCTTCACGAGCAGGAGGAATAG
- a CDS encoding MarR family transcriptional regulator, with protein MEQQSKELIERYVTASATVTKRLSSEIAKIVQDDMTVDQYQTLYYIKTQHECTSTELADAFCVGKSSITAIITRLVDRGLVERTRDKEDRRLVYLSLTELGHEISSKADEKVQEVVAKYLVHFNQEEIESFITSFEKLARLFEEGSKE; from the coding sequence GTGGAACAGCAGTCCAAAGAGCTGATTGAGCGCTACGTAACTGCTTCGGCTACCGTGACCAAGCGGCTCAGTAGTGAAATTGCCAAGATTGTTCAAGATGACATGACCGTTGATCAGTACCAGACTTTGTACTATATCAAGACACAGCACGAGTGTACTTCGACGGAGCTGGCGGATGCTTTCTGTGTGGGCAAGAGCTCAATTACGGCGATCATTACCCGGCTTGTGGACAGGGGACTTGTCGAGAGGACTCGTGATAAGGAGGACCGCAGACTTGTATATCTGTCACTCACAGAGCTTGGACATGAGATTTCAAGCAAGGCAGATGAGAAGGTACAGGAAGTGGTGGCCAAATATCTAGTCCATTTCAATCAGGAAGAAATTGAGTCTTTCATTACCAGCTTTGAGAAGCTGGCCAGACTGTTCGAAGAAGGGAGTAAAGAATAA